A window from Culex pipiens pallens isolate TS chromosome 3, TS_CPP_V2, whole genome shotgun sequence encodes these proteins:
- the LOC120422710 gene encoding monocarboxylate transporter 3-like isoform X2, translating to MVAAGSIGPYRSIALSKGLQTDSDIACEEASRLTAELQEEASPEDDDGMCGYHDMPPPPDGGYGWVIVFASFMCNMIVDGIAYTFGVFLNDFVEYFGEGKGTVAWVGSLLSGMYLSAGPVVSALTNKYGCRTVCIAGSIISCVAFALSTLSTNVTMMMLTYGVMGGIGFGFIYLPAVVAVGYYFETKRSLATGIAVCGSGFGTFAFAPLANMLLENFDWKNSTLILAGLILNCAVFGAMMRPLTYPKEDDKVKPLMQRMYEEKRMQMERGSIGGSYFMVQLPDGTMEKRLKAPLNADPGVHSSLALDQLAAQQGGMHAVATLPTITESKVQEQNGSSNSSSESSQIEMKKPLQKKRNTNSESDANEYGSNNLPRNASQPAFTSHQSGIPKNGSVPTFDRIRKHSTGERFKPSLAAIKASSRGDVGSNGDVRKSMHLKVSRGSVNGSKNNNAEDLDDGSSMYTSKASLKADRPAMVRPLSRKDIFYSGSVTNLKEYQSQKSLTNYRNSVISLTKFERDHRNDVRVEDVEKGTEQYDLCPCLKLPESFKNAIGAMMDVSLLKDPVFMMIGISNIFGMAGLYVPFVYLVDAAVLDGIEQNSASFLISIIGITNTVGRIVCGYVADFPKVDALFLNNICLVISTFAVSLTPFCHSYASYVVMAIAFGIAVAGYISLTSIILVDLLGLDKLTNAFGLLILFRGAATIVGSPLAGALYDATQTYSIPFFVAGGMFGLSAIFSFAAPAMKRFRKPEEAPVHVEVLTPIDEEPSEDLADDDQPITMVPKIVQTAPSPSTEQPTITVNGSGNHKDASKEVPQMESVL from the exons ATGGTCGCTGCTGGCAGTATTGGACCTTATCGGTCCATCGCTTTATCAAAAGGGCTCCAA ACTGATAGCGATATAGCATGCGAAGAAGCGTCCAGGTTAACAGCCGAACTACAGGAAGAGGCATCACCTGAGGATGACGATGGAATGTGTGGGTATCACGATATGCCGCCTCCCCCGGATGGCGG CTACGGATGGGTGATTGTGTTTGCGTCGTTTATGTGTAACATGATAGTGGACGGTATCGCGTATACCTTCGGTGTGTTTTTGAATGATTTCGTGGAGTATTTTGGCGAGGGCAAGGGTACGGTTGCGTGGGTGGGCAGTTTACTTAGCGGTATGTACTTAAGCGCAGGTCCAGTGGTTTCGGCCCTGACCAACAAGTATGGCTGCCGGACAGTCTGTATAGCTGGTAGTATAATCTCCTGCGTGGCATTTGCTCTCAGTACCTTAAGCACGAATGTGACCATGATGATGCTGACGTACGGTGTCATGGGTGGCATCGGGTTCGGCTTCATCTACCTGCCAGCGGTCGTCGCCGTTGGGTATTACTTTGAAACGAAACGTTCCTTGGCGACCGGTATCGCCGTGTGCGGTTCCGGCTTCGGTACCTTCGCCTTTGCACCGCTGGCCAACATGCTGCTGGAGAACTTTGACTGGAAGAACTCCACCCTCATATTAGCTGGTCTAATATTGAACTGCGCAGTGTTCGGTGCTATGATGCGGCCACTCAC TTATCCCAAGGAGGACGACAAGGTAAAGCCCCTGATGCAGCGAATGTACGAAGAGAAACGCATGCAGATGGAGCGCGGCTCGATCGGGGGTTCCTACTTTATGGTCCAGCTGCCCGATGGAACGATGGAAAAAAGACTGAAAGCTCCGCTGAATGCCGACCCCGGCGTACACTCGAGCTTGGCCCTGGATCAGTTGGCCGCACAACAAGGAGGAATGCACGCGGTCGCTACCCTTCCCACAATCACCGAATCCAAGGTCCAGGAGCAAAACGGTTCTAGCAACTCTTCGTCCGAGTCCAGCCAAATAGAGATGAAGAAGCCACTGCAGAAGAAACGTAACACCAACTCCGAATCCGATGCCAACGAGTACGGCTCCAACAATTTGCCACGGAACGCCTCCCAACCGGCATTCACTAGTCATCAATCAG GTATTCCAAAGAACGGATCCGTGCCAACGTTCGACCGGATCCGCAAGCACTCAACAGGTGAAAGGTTTAAGCCATCCTTGGCTGCCATTAAGGCAAGCTCAAGAGGTGACGTTGGTAGCAACGGAGACGTACGTAAATCTATGCATTTAAAAGTGTCACGCGGCTCTGTCAACGGCAGCAAAAATAATAACGCTGAAGATTTA GACGATGGCAGCAGCATGTACACGTCGAAGGCATCGCTAAAGGCCGACCGTCCCGCCATGGTGCGTCCGCTGAGTCGTAAGGATATCTTCTACTCGGGTTCCGTTACCAACCTCAAAGAGTACCAGTCGCAAAAGTCCCTCACCAACTACCGTAACTCGGTCATTTCGCTGACCAAGTTCGAGCGTGACCACCGGAACGATGTCCGCGTCGAGGACGTCGAGAAGGGAACGGAAC AGTATGATCTGTGTCCGTGTTTGAAGCTTCCGGAATCGTTCAAGAATGCCATCGGGGCGATGATGGACGTGAGCTTGCTGAAGGATCCCGTGTTTATGATGATCGGCATTTCCAACATTTTCGGCATGGCGGGATTGTATGTGCCGTTCGTGTATCTTGTGGACGCAGCAGTGCTTGAT GGAATTGAACAAAACTCTGCCTCATTCCTTATCTCCATCATCGGTATCACCAACACGGTCGGTAGGATCGTTTGCGGCTATGTCGCTGACTTCCCCAAGGTAGACGCACTGTTCCTGAACAACATTTGCCTGGTCATTTCCACGTTCGCCGTTTCGCTCACCCCGTTCTGCCACAGTTATGCCTCGTACGTGGTCATGGCAATTGCGTTCGGAATCGCAGTTG CCGGTTACATTTCACTGACGTCAATTATTCTGGTCGATCTGCTGGGTCTGGACAAACTCACGAACGCGTTCGGGTTGCTTATTCTGTTCAGAGGAGCGGCCACGATTGTCGGATCGCCACTGGCGGGTGCACTGTACGACGCTACACAAACGTACTCGATTCCGTTTTTCGTTGCCGGAGGCATGTTTGGGCTGTCGGCCATTTTCAGTTTCGCTGCACCGGCCATGAAGAG ATTCCGCAAACCGGAGGAAGCACCTGTTCACGTTGAGGTGTTGACACCCATCGACGAAGAACCCTCGGAAGATTTGGCCGACGACGATCAGCCCATCACGATGGTtccgaaaattgtccaaacagCCCCGAGTCCATCCACGGAACAACCAACCATCACAGTGAACGGAAGCGGGAACCACAAAGACGCCAGCAAAGAAGTCCCTCAGATGGAATCAGTACTGTAA
- the LOC120422710 gene encoding uncharacterized protein LOC120422710 isoform X6 has protein sequence MCNMIVDGIAYTFGVFLNDFVEYFGEGKGTVAWVGSLLSGMYLSAGPVVSALTNKYGCRTVCIAGSIISCVAFALSTLSTNVTMMMLTYGVMGGIGFGFIYLPAVVAVGYYFETKRSLATGIAVCGSGFGTFAFAPLANMLLENFDWKNSTLILAGLILNCAVFGAMMRPLTYPKEDDKVKPLMQRMYEEKRMQMERGSIGGSYFMVQLPDGTMEKRLKAPLNADPGVHSSLALDQLAAQQGGMHAVATLPTITESKVQEQNGSSNSSSESSQIEMKKPLQKKRNTNSESDANEYGSNNLPRNASQPAFTSHQSGIPKNGSVPTFDRIRKHSTGERFKPSLAAIKASSRGDVGSNGDVRKSMHLKVSRGSVNGSKNNNAEDLDDGSSMYTSKASLKADRPAMVRPLSRKDIFYSGSVTNLKEYQSQKSLTNYRNSVISLTKFERDHRNDVRVEDVEKGTEQYDLCPCLKLPESFKNAIGAMMDVSLLKDPVFMMIGISNIFGMAGLYVPFVYLVDAAVLDGIEQNSASFLISIIGITNTVGRIVCGYVADFPKVDALFLNNICLVISTFAVSLTPFCHSYASYVVMAIAFGIAVAGYISLTSIILVDLLGLDKLTNAFGLLILFRGAATIVGSPLAGALYDATQTYSIPFFVAGGMFGLSAIFSFAAPAMKRFRKPEEAPVHVEVLTPIDEEPSEDLADDDQPITMVPKIVQTAPSPSTEQPTITVNGSGNHKDASKEVPQMESVL, from the exons ATGTGTAACATGATAGTGGACGGTATCGCGTATACCTTCGGTGTGTTTTTGAATGATTTCGTGGAGTATTTTGGCGAGGGCAAGGGTACGGTTGCGTGGGTGGGCAGTTTACTTAGCGGTATGTACTTAAGCGCAGGTCCAGTGGTTTCGGCCCTGACCAACAAGTATGGCTGCCGGACAGTCTGTATAGCTGGTAGTATAATCTCCTGCGTGGCATTTGCTCTCAGTACCTTAAGCACGAATGTGACCATGATGATGCTGACGTACGGTGTCATGGGTGGCATCGGGTTCGGCTTCATCTACCTGCCAGCGGTCGTCGCCGTTGGGTATTACTTTGAAACGAAACGTTCCTTGGCGACCGGTATCGCCGTGTGCGGTTCCGGCTTCGGTACCTTCGCCTTTGCACCGCTGGCCAACATGCTGCTGGAGAACTTTGACTGGAAGAACTCCACCCTCATATTAGCTGGTCTAATATTGAACTGCGCAGTGTTCGGTGCTATGATGCGGCCACTCAC TTATCCCAAGGAGGACGACAAGGTAAAGCCCCTGATGCAGCGAATGTACGAAGAGAAACGCATGCAGATGGAGCGCGGCTCGATCGGGGGTTCCTACTTTATGGTCCAGCTGCCCGATGGAACGATGGAAAAAAGACTGAAAGCTCCGCTGAATGCCGACCCCGGCGTACACTCGAGCTTGGCCCTGGATCAGTTGGCCGCACAACAAGGAGGAATGCACGCGGTCGCTACCCTTCCCACAATCACCGAATCCAAGGTCCAGGAGCAAAACGGTTCTAGCAACTCTTCGTCCGAGTCCAGCCAAATAGAGATGAAGAAGCCACTGCAGAAGAAACGTAACACCAACTCCGAATCCGATGCCAACGAGTACGGCTCCAACAATTTGCCACGGAACGCCTCCCAACCGGCATTCACTAGTCATCAATCAG GTATTCCAAAGAACGGATCCGTGCCAACGTTCGACCGGATCCGCAAGCACTCAACAGGTGAAAGGTTTAAGCCATCCTTGGCTGCCATTAAGGCAAGCTCAAGAGGTGACGTTGGTAGCAACGGAGACGTACGTAAATCTATGCATTTAAAAGTGTCACGCGGCTCTGTCAACGGCAGCAAAAATAATAACGCTGAAGATTTA GACGATGGCAGCAGCATGTACACGTCGAAGGCATCGCTAAAGGCCGACCGTCCCGCCATGGTGCGTCCGCTGAGTCGTAAGGATATCTTCTACTCGGGTTCCGTTACCAACCTCAAAGAGTACCAGTCGCAAAAGTCCCTCACCAACTACCGTAACTCGGTCATTTCGCTGACCAAGTTCGAGCGTGACCACCGGAACGATGTCCGCGTCGAGGACGTCGAGAAGGGAACGGAAC AGTATGATCTGTGTCCGTGTTTGAAGCTTCCGGAATCGTTCAAGAATGCCATCGGGGCGATGATGGACGTGAGCTTGCTGAAGGATCCCGTGTTTATGATGATCGGCATTTCCAACATTTTCGGCATGGCGGGATTGTATGTGCCGTTCGTGTATCTTGTGGACGCAGCAGTGCTTGAT GGAATTGAACAAAACTCTGCCTCATTCCTTATCTCCATCATCGGTATCACCAACACGGTCGGTAGGATCGTTTGCGGCTATGTCGCTGACTTCCCCAAGGTAGACGCACTGTTCCTGAACAACATTTGCCTGGTCATTTCCACGTTCGCCGTTTCGCTCACCCCGTTCTGCCACAGTTATGCCTCGTACGTGGTCATGGCAATTGCGTTCGGAATCGCAGTTG CCGGTTACATTTCACTGACGTCAATTATTCTGGTCGATCTGCTGGGTCTGGACAAACTCACGAACGCGTTCGGGTTGCTTATTCTGTTCAGAGGAGCGGCCACGATTGTCGGATCGCCACTGGCGGGTGCACTGTACGACGCTACACAAACGTACTCGATTCCGTTTTTCGTTGCCGGAGGCATGTTTGGGCTGTCGGCCATTTTCAGTTTCGCTGCACCGGCCATGAAGAG ATTCCGCAAACCGGAGGAAGCACCTGTTCACGTTGAGGTGTTGACACCCATCGACGAAGAACCCTCGGAAGATTTGGCCGACGACGATCAGCCCATCACGATGGTtccgaaaattgtccaaacagCCCCGAGTCCATCCACGGAACAACCAACCATCACAGTGAACGGAAGCGGGAACCACAAAGACGCCAGCAAAGAAGTCCCTCAGATGGAATCAGTACTGTAA